One part of the Bacillus sp. FJAT-45350 genome encodes these proteins:
- a CDS encoding metal-dependent hydrolase, translating to MDSVTHTLFGLTIYGAIDKKEMTPKTKKAFFLTAVVGSHLPDIDVISQLWDTEGNYQMWHRGVTHSLFMVPVWALLLVFLCYILFGVKDRRLFYVGLLAVFIHSTIDLFNAWGTGYFEPLSSIRITFGTLPIVDLVIWAIILTGFLVRRLNKNSTYRVYRYVGIAIALHVLIQSAQGYVIYHKYTDQYEQHTLSASFIPWHFTVIGKEENEIEILSTNLFGYEEQQYLLTSAEDTNLEELFEQRPEARTLYEWSPFVVIVDEDDTLGVYDPRFYRNGQSFLFEYIERAN from the coding sequence ATGGATTCAGTCACACACACACTTTTTGGCTTAACAATTTACGGAGCAATTGATAAAAAGGAGATGACTCCAAAAACAAAAAAAGCCTTTTTTTTAACGGCAGTAGTTGGAAGTCATTTACCAGATATTGATGTTATCTCTCAACTTTGGGATACAGAAGGAAATTACCAAATGTGGCATCGTGGAGTAACACATTCACTTTTCATGGTACCTGTCTGGGCACTGCTTCTTGTATTTCTTTGCTACATTTTATTTGGAGTAAAAGATAGACGCCTATTTTATGTAGGTTTGTTAGCTGTATTTATACATAGCACAATCGACCTTTTTAATGCGTGGGGAACTGGCTATTTTGAACCACTTTCCTCAATTCGCATAACCTTTGGTACACTACCGATTGTTGACTTAGTAATTTGGGCTATTATTCTTACTGGCTTTTTAGTGAGACGATTAAATAAAAACTCAACTTACCGCGTATACCGCTATGTAGGAATTGCCATTGCATTACACGTTCTTATCCAATCAGCTCAGGGATATGTCATCTATCATAAATATACTGACCAATATGAACAACATACATTATCAGCAAGCTTCATCCCTTGGCATTTTACTGTTATCGGTAAAGAGGAAAATGAAATAGAAATACTAAGCACAAATCTATTTGGTTACGAAGAGCAACAGTATTTACTAACTTCCGCTGAAGATACGAATCTAGAAGAATTATTTGAACAACGCCCAGAAGCAAGAACCTTATATGAATGGTCCCCATTTGTCGTCATCGTAGACGAAGACGACACACTCGGCGTATACGACCCAAGATTCTACCGAAACGGACAATCGTTTTTATTTGAGTATATAGAAAGAGCAAACTGA